A genomic segment from Acyrthosiphon pisum isolate AL4f chromosome A3, pea_aphid_22Mar2018_4r6ur, whole genome shotgun sequence encodes:
- the LOC103310871 gene encoding zinc finger protein OZF-like — protein MSTASKLRKHTSTQTGEKTYEYKDCDQASSRKSHLTTHTTIHTDENPYIICNTCDQAFSRKSALICHTRTHTGEKPFKEKVNTIDEEIKTEINYVDCFEFEGTALCESNSADIITNCRKKNPLDNNCDKMSTASKLTKYTRTRTVKKPYKCVNCDHAFSQKSHLTRHTRTHTGEKPFKCDTCNRAFALKKTLENHMTTHTGEKPFKCDDCDKSFSQSSILIRHKVIHTGDKPFICDNCDQAFSLKSNLIRHTKIHTNEKLFKCDRCNRDFALKRTLEMHTTTHIGEKPYKCNTCEQAFSRKSHLTRHTTIHTGEKPFKCDTCNRAFALKKTLENHMTTHTGEKPFKCDDCDKSFSQRSILIRHKVIHTGDKPFICDNCDQAFSLKSNLIRHTKIHTGEKPFKCDTCNRAFALKKTLKMHTMTHTN, from the coding sequence ATGTCTACAGCATCCAAATTAAGGAAGCATACAAGTACGCAAACCGGTGAAAAAACGTATGAATATAAAGACTGTGATCAAGCATCTTCCCGAAAATCACATTTAACGACGCATACAACGATACATACCGACGAAAAtccgtacataatatgtaatacttgTGATCAAGCGTTTTCTAGGAAATCAGCTTTAATTTGTCATACAAGGACACATACTGGCGAAAAACCGTTTAAAGAGAAAGTTAACACAATTGATGaagaaataaaaactgaaataaattatgttgacTGTTTTGAATTTGAAGGAACAGCTTTATGCGAAAGCAATTCTGCTGATATCATAACTAACTGCCGAAAGAAAAATCCATTGGATAATAACTGTGATAAAATGTCTACAGCATCCAAATTAACAAAGTATACAAGGACACGTACCGTTAAAAAGCCGTATAAATGCGTTAACTGTGATCATGCTTTTTCTCAGAAATCACATTTAACGAGGCATACAAGGACACATACCGGCGAAAAACCGTTTAAATGTGATACATGTAATCGAGCTTTTGCTCTTAAAAAAACTTTAGAAAATCATATGACGACACATACCGGCGAAAAACCGTTTAAATGTGATGACTGTGATAAATCGTTTTCTCAGAGTTCAATTTTAATAAGACATAAGGTGATACATACCGGCGATAAACCGTTCATATGTGATAACTGTGATCAAGCGTTttctttaaaatcaaatttaatacgcCATACAAAGATACATACCAAtgaaaaactgtttaaatgtgaTAGATGTAATCGAGATTTTGCTCTAAAAAGAACTTTAGAAATGCATACAACGACACATATCGGCGAAAAACCGTACAAATGTAATACCTGTGAGCAAGCGTTTTCTCGGAAATCACATTTAACGAGGCATACAACAATACACACCGGCGAAAAACCGTTTAAATGTGATACATGTAATCGAGCTTTTGCTCTTAAAAAAACTTTAGAAAATCATATGACGACACATACCGGCGAAAAACCGTTTAAATGTGATGACTGTGATAAATCGTTTTCTCAGAGATCAATTTTAATAAGACATAAGGTGATACATACCGGCGATAAACCGTTCATATGTGATAACTGTGATCAAGCGTTttctttaaaatcaaatttaatacgcCATACAAAGATACACACCGGCGAAAAACCGTTTAAATGTGATACATGTAATCGAGCTTTTGCtcttaaaaaaactttaaaaatgcatacaatGACACATACCAATTAA